A section of the Pseudomonas tritici genome encodes:
- a CDS encoding type II toxin-antitoxin system PemK/MazF family toxin, translated as MALLYQPKEGSVLICDFRGYEVPEIIKIRPVIVIRKHRTNKLLVTVVPLSTTAPQTILDHHLQLDSHLQGASPICWAKCDIVATVSLGRLDRIKSKDRHGKRTYKIAELTSDQFLAIKAAVRSALGLR; from the coding sequence ATGGCACTTCTCTATCAGCCCAAGGAGGGCAGCGTGTTGATCTGTGATTTCCGAGGTTACGAAGTACCGGAAATCATCAAGATCCGCCCGGTCATTGTGATACGCAAGCACCGAACCAATAAGTTGCTGGTGACGGTTGTACCCTTGAGTACCACTGCCCCGCAGACGATTCTGGATCACCATTTGCAACTCGATAGTCATCTTCAAGGAGCGAGCCCTATCTGCTGGGCAAAATGTGACATTGTGGCGACCGTCAGCCTGGGCAGGCTCGACCGAATCAAAAGCAAAGACCGTCATGGCAAACGAACTTACAAAATCGCTGAACTCACCTCTGATCAGTTTCTAGCGATAAAAGCGGCGGTGCGCAGTGCGCTGGGGTTGCGCTGA
- a CDS encoding ApeP family dehydratase, which yields MIDWPLAELLPHAGDMILIDQVLSFDEEQIRTRATIKPGGLFNRPDGSLPAWVGIELMAQSVAAYAGCRARQKGEAVELGFLLGTRKFECNVEHFPADAELTIHGLRSLEDDNGMGVFECHLTGSGIQASARLNVFRPPQAATYLDESKDVSP from the coding sequence ATGATTGATTGGCCACTCGCCGAACTGCTGCCTCATGCCGGCGACATGATCCTGATCGACCAGGTGCTGTCGTTCGATGAAGAGCAGATTCGTACCCGTGCCACTATCAAGCCCGGCGGCCTGTTCAACCGCCCGGACGGCAGCCTCCCGGCCTGGGTCGGCATCGAGTTGATGGCACAAAGCGTCGCCGCCTATGCCGGTTGCCGCGCCCGCCAGAAAGGCGAAGCGGTGGAACTGGGCTTCCTGCTCGGCACACGTAAGTTCGAGTGTAACGTGGAGCACTTCCCGGCAGACGCCGAGCTGACGATCCACGGCCTGCGCTCCCTGGAAGACGACAACGGCATGGGTGTGTTCGAATGCCACCTTACCGGCAGCGGTATCCAGGCCAGCGCCCGCTTGAATGTATTTCGACCGCCCCAGGCGGCCACCTATTTAGATGAATCGAAGGACGTATCGCCATGA
- a CDS encoding beta-ketoacyl-[acyl-carrier-protein] synthase family protein: MTAYLNALGIICALGRGQAEVSRSLFAGDCSGMRAESGWVPERVLPVAGVRGELATIPVELGQQSSRNNQLLLEAALQIEDELRQAINTHGASRVGIVLGTSTSGIDEASRGIALYLRENQFPGDYDYQQQELSAPANFLADWLQLSGPAYVISTACTSSARALMSAQRLLDLGVCDAVICGGVDSLCKLTLNGFTALDAVSNQRCNPFSANRNGINIGEAAVLFLMSKKPAPIALLGSGASCDAHHISAPEPSGKGALQSMRKALASAKLQPEQIGYLNLHGTATQHNDAMESLAVAGLFPEGVACSSTKPMSGHTLGAAGALEAAFCWLSLVHKRVPPHVWDGQADPALPALQWAQAAQALEKRCLMSNSFAFGGNNVSLIIGEAP, translated from the coding sequence ATGACCGCCTACCTCAACGCCCTGGGCATCATCTGCGCCCTCGGCCGTGGCCAGGCCGAAGTCAGCCGCAGCCTGTTTGCCGGTGACTGCTCGGGCATGCGCGCCGAAAGCGGCTGGGTGCCGGAGCGCGTGCTGCCGGTGGCCGGTGTGCGCGGCGAACTCGCAACCATCCCGGTAGAACTGGGCCAGCAGAGCAGCCGCAATAACCAGTTGCTGCTGGAAGCAGCGTTGCAGATCGAAGACGAGCTCCGCCAGGCGATCAATACCCACGGCGCATCACGGGTTGGTATTGTGCTCGGCACCAGCACCTCGGGCATCGACGAAGCCAGTCGCGGGATTGCCCTTTACCTTCGGGAAAACCAGTTCCCCGGCGACTACGACTACCAGCAACAGGAACTCAGTGCCCCGGCAAACTTCCTCGCCGACTGGCTGCAACTGAGTGGCCCGGCCTACGTGATCTCCACCGCCTGCACCTCCAGCGCCCGCGCGCTGATGAGTGCCCAGCGCCTGCTGGACCTGGGCGTGTGCGATGCGGTGATCTGCGGCGGCGTCGACAGTTTGTGCAAGTTGACCCTCAATGGCTTTACCGCGCTGGATGCCGTGTCGAACCAGCGCTGCAACCCGTTTTCGGCGAACCGCAACGGCATCAATATCGGCGAAGCAGCGGTGTTGTTCCTGATGAGCAAGAAACCGGCGCCGATCGCCCTGTTAGGCAGCGGCGCGAGTTGCGATGCGCACCATATTTCCGCGCCCGAGCCCTCCGGCAAAGGTGCGTTGCAGTCGATGCGCAAGGCGCTCGCCAGCGCAAAGTTGCAGCCCGAACAGATCGGTTATCTGAACCTGCACGGCACCGCCACCCAGCATAACGACGCCATGGAAAGCCTGGCAGTCGCCGGCCTGTTCCCGGAAGGCGTGGCCTGCTCGTCGACCAAACCCATGAGCGGGCATACCCTGGGCGCAGCCGGCGCCCTGGAAGCGGCGTTCTGTTGGTTGAGCCTGGTCCATAAGCGGGTGCCACCGCATGTATGGGACGGCCAGGCCGACCCGGCACTGCCCGCCCTGCAGTGGGCGCAGGCCGCGCAAGCCCTGGAAAAACGCTGCCTGATGAGCAATTCATTTGCCTTCGGCGGCAACAATGTCAGCCTGATTATCGGAGAGGCCCCATGA
- the fabG gene encoding 3-oxoacyl-ACP reductase FabG, with product MTESVLVTGSSRGIGRAIALRLAQAGHDIVLHCRSGRSDAEAVQAEIEALGRQARVLQFDVADRATCKEILEADVEQHGAYYGVVLNAGLTRDGAFPALSEDDWDVVMRTNLDGFYNVLHPVMMPMIRRRAAGRIVCITSVSGLIGNRGQVNYSASKAGLIGAAKALAIELGKRKITVNCVAPGLIDTAMLDENVPVEELMKMIPAQRMGTPEEVAGAVNFLMSAEAGYITRQVLAVNGGLC from the coding sequence ATGACTGAATCCGTACTGGTCACCGGCTCCAGCCGTGGCATCGGCCGCGCCATCGCGCTGCGCCTGGCACAGGCCGGGCATGACATCGTGCTGCATTGCCGCAGTGGCCGTAGCGACGCCGAGGCGGTACAGGCCGAGATTGAAGCCCTGGGCCGCCAGGCGCGGGTGCTGCAATTCGATGTGGCGGATCGCGCGACGTGCAAGGAAATCCTTGAGGCCGACGTAGAGCAACACGGCGCCTATTACGGCGTGGTGCTCAACGCAGGTCTGACCCGTGACGGTGCGTTTCCGGCGTTGTCGGAAGACGATTGGGACGTGGTGATGCGCACCAACCTCGACGGTTTCTACAACGTCCTGCACCCGGTGATGATGCCGATGATTCGTCGTCGCGCCGCCGGGCGCATTGTGTGCATCACCTCGGTTTCCGGATTGATCGGCAACCGTGGCCAGGTTAACTACAGTGCCTCCAAAGCCGGGTTGATCGGCGCGGCAAAGGCCCTGGCCATCGAGCTGGGCAAGCGCAAGATCACCGTCAACTGCGTCGCACCCGGCTTGATCGACACCGCGATGCTGGATGAAAACGTACCGGTGGAAGAGCTGATGAAGATGATCCCGGCGCAGCGCATGGGCACGCCTGAAGAGGTGGCCGGCGCAGTGAACTTCCTGATGTCGGCCGAAGCCGGCTATATCACGCGCCAGGTCCTGGCGGTGAATGGAGGCCTGTGCTGA
- a CDS encoding class I SAM-dependent methyltransferase: protein MSSQYLSKHYVEETKFGLWFLRSHTWQHRVLRVAINDLRSLFTEPLPEAPVLLDAGCGQGKSFTLLQQVFAPSRLIGLDADPHSLELSQVEATRQGLSVELIGSDCATLDVPDASVDILFCHQTFHHLVEQHRALKEFYRVLKPGGYLLFAESTEAYIDTWVIRWLFRHPMHVQKSAEAYLQMLREQGFEFGPQNVSYPYLWWSRSSDFGLLERWGLRKAPPVGQREETLVNCVARKPLASTAP, encoded by the coding sequence ATGAGCAGCCAGTATTTAAGTAAGCACTACGTCGAAGAAACCAAATTCGGCCTCTGGTTCCTGCGCAGTCACACCTGGCAGCATCGCGTGTTACGCGTGGCGATCAACGACTTGCGCAGCCTGTTCACGGAGCCATTGCCTGAGGCGCCGGTATTGCTGGATGCCGGTTGCGGGCAGGGCAAATCCTTCACGCTGTTGCAGCAGGTATTTGCGCCTTCACGGTTGATCGGCCTGGACGCTGACCCCCACAGCCTGGAGTTGAGCCAGGTTGAGGCCACGCGCCAAGGCTTGAGCGTCGAACTGATCGGCAGCGACTGCGCCACCCTCGACGTGCCGGACGCCAGCGTCGACATCCTGTTCTGCCACCAGACCTTCCACCATTTGGTTGAACAGCACCGCGCCCTCAAAGAGTTCTACCGTGTACTCAAGCCCGGCGGCTATCTGCTGTTTGCCGAGTCCACCGAAGCCTATATCGATACCTGGGTCATCCGTTGGCTGTTTCGCCACCCCATGCACGTGCAGAAAAGCGCCGAAGCGTACCTGCAGATGCTCCGCGAGCAGGGCTTCGAGTTTGGCCCGCAGAACGTCTCGTACCCGTATTTGTGGTGGAGCCGCTCCAGCGACTTCGGCCTGCTCGAGCGCTGGGGCCTGCGCAAGGCGCCGCCAGTGGGCCAGCGCGAAGAAACCCTGGTCAACTGCGTGGCCCGCAAACCCCTGGCGAGTACTGCCCCATGA
- a CDS encoding MFS transporter — MNSAVAPLAQEVPPTALDEVVAQLNDAYIEKGTPMFMRTVLALFSGGFATFALLYCVQPMMPALSHEFSINAAQSSLILSVSTAMLALGLLITGPISDTLGRKPVMVAALFCAALATIASGLMPSWEGILFMRALVGLSLSGLAAVAMTYLSEEIHPQHIGLAMGLYIGGNAIGGMSGRLIIGVLIDFVSWHTAMLIIGALALIAATVFWKILPESRNFRASSLKPRSLVDGFVMHFKDAGLPWLFLEAFLLMGAFVTMFNYIGYRLLADPYDLSQAVVGLLSLVYLSGIYSSAKIGSLADRLGRRRVLWATIVLMLAGMTLTLLTPLWLIVPGMLIFTFGFFGAHSVASSWIGRRAVKAKGQASSLYLFCYYVGSSIAGTAGGFFWHFAGWNGIGAFIIALLIGALLVALKLAKLPPLGNVRA, encoded by the coding sequence GTGAATTCTGCTGTCGCTCCACTCGCTCAAGAGGTCCCGCCCACTGCCCTGGATGAGGTGGTGGCCCAGCTCAATGACGCGTACATCGAAAAGGGCACGCCGATGTTCATGCGCACGGTACTGGCGCTGTTCTCCGGTGGTTTCGCCACCTTTGCCCTGCTGTATTGCGTGCAACCGATGATGCCGGCGCTGTCCCACGAGTTTTCCATCAATGCAGCGCAAAGCAGCCTGATCCTGTCCGTGTCCACCGCGATGCTCGCGCTGGGCCTGCTGATTACCGGGCCGATTTCCGACACCCTGGGACGTAAACCGGTGATGGTCGCCGCGTTGTTCTGCGCAGCGCTCGCGACGATTGCCAGTGGTTTGATGCCGTCCTGGGAAGGGATTTTATTCATGCGTGCACTGGTGGGCCTGTCGCTGAGCGGCCTGGCCGCCGTGGCCATGACCTACCTGAGCGAAGAGATCCACCCGCAGCACATCGGCCTGGCCATGGGCCTGTACATTGGTGGCAACGCGATTGGCGGCATGAGCGGGCGCCTGATCATCGGCGTGTTGATCGACTTCGTCAGTTGGCACACCGCAATGCTGATCATTGGCGCCCTGGCGCTGATCGCCGCCACGGTGTTCTGGAAAATCCTCCCCGAATCGCGCAACTTCCGCGCCAGCAGCCTCAAGCCGCGCAGCCTGGTGGACGGTTTTGTCATGCACTTCAAGGACGCGGGCCTGCCGTGGCTGTTCCTTGAAGCGTTCCTGCTGATGGGTGCGTTCGTGACGATGTTCAACTACATCGGCTACCGCCTGCTGGCCGATCCCTACGACCTCAGCCAAGCCGTGGTCGGCCTGCTGTCGCTGGTATACCTCTCGGGGATCTACAGCTCGGCGAAGATCGGTTCCCTGGCCGACCGCCTCGGGCGCCGTCGCGTGCTCTGGGCGACTATCGTGCTGATGCTCGCGGGCATGACGCTGACCTTGCTCACACCGCTATGGCTGATCGTGCCGGGCATGCTGATCTTCACCTTCGGCTTCTTCGGCGCCCACTCAGTGGCCAGCAGCTGGATCGGCCGACGCGCGGTGAAGGCCAAGGGGCAGGCGTCGTCGCTGTACCTGTTCTGCTACTACGTGGGGTCGAGTATTGCCGGGACGGCAGGCGGGTTCTTCTGGCATTTTGCCGGGTGGAATGGGATTGGAGCGTTCATCATCGCGCTGCTGATCGGCGCGTTGCTGGTGGCGTTGAAGTTGGCGAAGTTGCCGCCGTTGGGGAATGTGCGGGCCTGA
- a CDS encoding NAD(P)/FAD-dependent oxidoreductase has translation MPTVEMERRQVVVIGAGPSGAIAAALLKRKGHDVLIIERQHFPRFSIGESLLSHCIDFIEEAGMLDAVQAAGFQVKTGAAFAWGERYSAFDFSDTFSNGKPTTFQVQRGEFDKLLADQAAVQGVEIRYGETIVGVDFSGECRYLHVRRENGSEYHLKAKFVLDASGYGRVLPRLLDLDVPSTFPVRQAVFTHVADHIEHPGFDRTKILVTTHPTQRDIWFWTIPFSNGRCSVGVVAAKEHFDGRDGDLDACLRGFIDETPSLSGVLQNAVWDTPARTIGGYSANVKTLHGPGFALLGNAAEFLDPVFSSGVTIAMRSASMAAGVLHRQLKGETVDWQTEFAAPLKRGVDTFRCYVEGWYAGTFQDVIFHPSSSPEIRRMISAILAGYAWDERNPFVSEPKRRLRMLSEICASEPV, from the coding sequence GTGCCCACAGTTGAAATGGAACGTCGCCAGGTGGTGGTGATCGGTGCCGGTCCGTCCGGGGCCATCGCCGCCGCGCTGTTAAAGCGCAAAGGGCATGATGTATTGATCATCGAGCGCCAGCATTTTCCACGCTTCTCGATTGGCGAAAGCCTGCTGTCCCACTGCATCGACTTTATCGAAGAAGCCGGCATGCTCGACGCCGTACAGGCGGCGGGTTTCCAGGTGAAAACAGGTGCCGCATTCGCCTGGGGCGAGCGCTACAGCGCGTTTGATTTCAGCGATACGTTCAGCAACGGCAAGCCCACCACCTTTCAGGTGCAGCGCGGCGAGTTCGACAAGTTGCTGGCGGATCAGGCAGCCGTGCAGGGCGTAGAGATCCGCTACGGCGAAACCATCGTCGGTGTGGATTTCAGCGGCGAGTGCCGCTACCTGCACGTACGTCGCGAAAACGGCAGCGAGTACCACCTCAAGGCCAAGTTCGTGCTCGACGCCAGCGGCTATGGCCGTGTGTTGCCGCGCCTGCTGGACCTGGACGTACCGTCGACTTTTCCGGTGCGCCAGGCCGTATTCACGCATGTTGCAGACCACATCGAACACCCAGGCTTCGACCGCACCAAGATCCTCGTGACCACCCACCCGACCCAGCGCGATATCTGGTTCTGGACCATCCCGTTCAGCAACGGCCGCTGCTCGGTGGGCGTGGTTGCGGCCAAGGAGCATTTCGACGGCCGCGACGGCGACCTCGATGCCTGTCTGCGCGGCTTTATCGATGAAACCCCAAGCCTGTCCGGCGTGCTGCAAAACGCTGTGTGGGATACGCCGGCGCGCACCATCGGCGGCTATTCGGCCAACGTCAAAACCCTGCACGGCCCGGGCTTTGCGCTGCTGGGCAACGCGGCGGAGTTCCTCGACCCGGTGTTCTCCTCGGGTGTGACCATCGCCATGCGTTCGGCGAGCATGGCCGCCGGTGTGCTGCACCGTCAGCTCAAAGGCGAAACCGTCGACTGGCAAACCGAGTTCGCCGCCCCGTTGAAACGGGGTGTCGACACGTTTCGCTGCTACGTCGAAGGCTGGTACGCCGGGACCTTCCAGGATGTGATTTTCCATCCGAGCAGCTCGCCGGAGATTCGTCGGATGATCAGTGCGATCCTCGCCGGTTACGCGTGGGATGAGCGCAACCCGTTTGTGAGTGAGCCCAAACGGCGGCTGCGGATGTTGTCGGAGATTTGTGCGAGTGAACCGGTATGA
- a CDS encoding LysR family transcriptional regulator has translation MELRHLRYFIAVAEELHFGRAAQVLGISQPPLSQQIQALEQEVGARLFERTNRRVELSEAGRLFLNEARLVLAQVDKAADVARRAQLGELGELKIGFTSSAPFNSSIPQAIFAFRQAFPAVHLSLQEMSSTEVADSLVDESIQVGLMRPLPLPDSLSVVELMREPLVAVMNAGHPLVAGSERGLHLAQLAEEPFVFFPRSYGSGLYAQLLSLCRDAGFSPHFAQEAGEAMTIIGLVAAGLGVSVLPASYQRIRIDGVVYRTLLDQEAVTAVWLVQRKGAQTPMAAAFVELLTRKAVV, from the coding sequence ATGGAATTGCGTCACTTGCGGTACTTCATTGCCGTGGCCGAAGAACTGCACTTTGGCCGGGCTGCGCAGGTGCTGGGCATCTCGCAGCCGCCGCTGAGCCAGCAGATACAGGCGCTGGAACAGGAAGTAGGGGCACGCTTGTTTGAGCGTACCAATCGTCGGGTCGAGCTGAGCGAGGCGGGGCGGTTGTTCCTGAATGAGGCGCGATTGGTGCTGGCTCAGGTCGACAAAGCGGCGGACGTGGCGCGCCGGGCGCAGTTGGGTGAGCTGGGCGAATTGAAGATCGGCTTCACGTCATCGGCACCGTTTAACTCCAGCATTCCCCAAGCGATCTTTGCGTTTCGCCAGGCATTCCCGGCGGTGCACCTGAGTCTGCAGGAGATGAGCAGCACCGAAGTGGCTGACTCGCTGGTGGATGAGTCGATTCAGGTCGGACTGATGCGGCCATTACCGTTGCCGGATTCACTGAGTGTGGTCGAGCTGATGCGCGAGCCATTGGTGGCCGTAATGAACGCTGGCCACCCGTTGGTAGCAGGCAGTGAGCGTGGCCTGCACCTGGCGCAGCTGGCGGAAGAGCCATTCGTGTTTTTCCCGCGCAGCTACGGCAGTGGGCTCTACGCGCAGTTGCTCAGCCTGTGCCGTGACGCCGGGTTTAGCCCGCACTTTGCCCAGGAAGCGGGGGAGGCGATGACCATCATTGGCCTGGTTGCGGCGGGGCTGGGCGTGTCGGTGTTGCCGGCCTCTTATCAGCGCATACGGATAGACGGGGTGGTGTATCGCACGCTGCTGGATCAGGAGGCGGTGACGGCGGTGTGGCTGGTGCAGCGAAAAGGCGCGCAGACGCCGATGGCTGCGGCGTTTGTGGAGTTGTTGACGCGCAAGGCGGTAGTGTAG
- a CDS encoding beta-ketoacyl-ACP synthase — MKRVVVTGMAGMTSLGGDWATISANFRANRSGIRRMDEWDRFTELNTRLAGPIDDFVVPAHWTRKQLRSMGRVSRLAVWAAEQALQDAGLLGDESIKDGRMGVACGSSTGSTDEIKAFGNMLLNSVAEGLNANSYVRMMPHTTAANISIFFGLTGRLIPTSSACTSGSQGIGYAYEAIKFGRLPLMLAGGAEELCPTEAMVFDALYATSLKNDAPQTSPRPYDSGRDGLVIGEGGGMLVLEELEHALARGAHIHAEIVGFGSNADGQHTTRPEQKTMRRAMELALEDAGLEPSAIGYVNGHGTATDQGDIAETQATSSLFGARMPISSQKSFLGHTLGACGALESWFSIEMMNRNQYVHTFNLDSVDPQCGELDYLQGEFREMHNDYVMNNNFAFGGVNTSLIFRRWS, encoded by the coding sequence ATGAAACGCGTCGTCGTCACCGGCATGGCCGGCATGACCTCCCTGGGCGGGGATTGGGCGACCATTTCCGCCAACTTCCGCGCCAACCGCAGCGGCATCCGGCGCATGGACGAGTGGGACCGCTTTACTGAATTGAACACGCGCCTGGCCGGACCGATCGACGATTTTGTCGTGCCCGCGCACTGGACGCGCAAGCAACTGCGCAGCATGGGCCGGGTGTCGCGCCTGGCGGTGTGGGCCGCGGAGCAGGCGTTGCAGGACGCCGGTTTGCTCGGCGATGAGTCGATCAAGGACGGGCGCATGGGCGTGGCCTGCGGCTCGTCCACCGGCAGCACCGACGAGATCAAGGCGTTCGGCAACATGCTGCTGAACTCGGTCGCCGAGGGGCTGAATGCCAACTCCTACGTGCGCATGATGCCGCACACCACGGCGGCGAATATCAGCATCTTCTTTGGCCTCACCGGGCGGCTGATCCCTACGTCGAGCGCTTGCACCAGCGGCAGCCAGGGCATCGGCTATGCCTATGAAGCGATCAAGTTCGGCCGCCTGCCATTGATGCTCGCGGGCGGCGCCGAGGAACTGTGCCCCACCGAAGCCATGGTGTTCGACGCGCTCTACGCCACCAGCCTGAAAAACGACGCGCCGCAAACCAGCCCACGCCCCTATGACAGCGGCCGCGATGGCCTGGTGATCGGCGAAGGTGGCGGCATGCTGGTGCTCGAAGAACTGGAACACGCCTTGGCGCGGGGTGCGCATATCCACGCCGAGATTGTCGGCTTTGGCAGTAACGCCGACGGCCAGCACACCACCCGTCCGGAGCAGAAAACCATGCGCCGCGCGATGGAGCTGGCTCTTGAAGATGCCGGGCTTGAGCCTTCCGCTATCGGCTACGTGAACGGTCATGGTACTGCCACCGACCAGGGCGACATTGCCGAGACGCAGGCCACCAGCAGCCTGTTCGGCGCCCGCATGCCCATCAGTTCGCAGAAGAGCTTTCTCGGTCACACCTTGGGTGCGTGCGGCGCACTGGAGTCGTGGTTCAGCATCGAGATGATGAACCGCAACCAGTACGTACACACCTTCAACCTGGATTCAGTCGACCCACAATGCGGCGAGCTGGATTACCTGCAAGGTGAATTCCGCGAGATGCACAACGATTACGTGATGAACAACAACTTTGCCTTTGGCGGCGTCAACACCTCGCTGATCTTCCGCCGCTGGTCCTGA
- the hemE gene encoding uroporphyrinogen decarboxylase: MTALKNDRFLRALLKQPVDVTPVWMMRQAGRYLPEYRASRAHAGDFMSLCMNPEFACEVTMQPLDRYPQLDAAILFSDILTIPDAMGQGLYFETGEGPRFKKVVSTLADIEALPIPDPHKDLGYVMDAVSTIRRELNGRVPLIGFSGSPWTLATYMVEGGSSKDFRKTKAMLYDNPHAMHLLLDKLAQSVTSYLNGQIMAGAQAVQIFDTWGGNLSAAAYQEFSLAYMRKIVSGLIREHEGRKVPVILFTKGGGLWLESIADAGADALGLDWTCDIGEARRRVGNQVALQGNMDPTVLYAKPEAIRTEVGRILASYGKGTGHVFNLGHGITPEVNPEHAGAFLRAVHELSAQYHE, encoded by the coding sequence ATGACTGCCCTCAAGAACGACCGTTTCCTTCGTGCCCTGCTCAAGCAACCCGTGGACGTCACCCCCGTGTGGATGATGCGCCAGGCCGGTCGCTACCTGCCGGAATACCGCGCCAGTCGCGCCCACGCCGGCGACTTCATGAGCCTGTGCATGAACCCGGAGTTCGCCTGCGAAGTCACGATGCAGCCGCTGGACCGCTATCCGCAACTGGATGCGGCCATCCTTTTCTCCGACATCCTCACCATCCCTGACGCCATGGGGCAAGGCCTGTACTTCGAAACCGGCGAAGGCCCGCGTTTCAAGAAAGTCGTCAGCACGTTGGCCGACATCGAAGCCCTGCCGATCCCGGACCCGCACAAGGACCTGGGCTACGTGATGGACGCCGTCAGCACCATCCGCCGTGAACTCAACGGCCGCGTGCCGCTGATCGGCTTCTCCGGCAGCCCATGGACCCTGGCCACCTACATGGTCGAAGGCGGTTCGTCGAAAGACTTCCGCAAGACCAAGGCCATGCTCTACGACAACCCGCACGCCATGCACCTGCTGCTGGACAAGCTCGCTCAGTCGGTCACTTCCTACCTTAACGGCCAGATCATGGCCGGCGCGCAAGCGGTGCAGATCTTCGACACCTGGGGCGGCAACCTGTCGGCGGCGGCCTACCAGGAGTTCTCCCTGGCCTACATGCGCAAAATCGTCAGCGGCCTGATCCGCGAACACGAAGGCCGCAAGGTTCCGGTCATTCTGTTCACCAAGGGCGGCGGCCTGTGGCTGGAAAGCATCGCTGACGCAGGTGCCGATGCCCTGGGCCTGGACTGGACCTGCGACATTGGCGAAGCACGCCGTCGTGTCGGCAACCAAGTCGCGCTGCAAGGCAACATGGACCCGACCGTGCTGTACGCCAAGCCGGAAGCGATCCGCACCGAAGTCGGCCGAATCCTGGCCAGCTACGGCAAGGGCACCGGGCACGTGTTCAACCTGGGCCATGGCATCACCCCGGAAGTGAACCCGGAACATGCCGGTGCGTTCCTGCGTGCGGTGCACGAGCTGTCGGCGCAGTATCACGAATAA